The Crateriforma spongiae DNA window GTGACCGACCGGATGCATGCACTGGGCGGGCAAGTTGTCGGTGTAATCGCTGCCTTCGCCCTGTTCTACCGCCCACTGTGACAATGCCGCGCGCAAACTTTCGCGAACCTTTTGCTGTTGTTCGTCCAAGACTTGCTGGGCCGTTTCTTCCCACATGAATCGCAAGTCGCGAAGCATCGGAATCATACGCAAACCGACGCTGCGTCCAGTGGAAACGAAAAGGTCACCTTCGAAACCGTAGTTGTCTTGGCGTTTGATGGCTTCGCGGATGGCTCGGTCGGTCAACCAACTGGTGGTGACCACGTGCGGGATCGATCCACCGAACCGGCGTGTGACCGCGCGATTCTTGGCCAAGTGCACTTCAAGAAAGTTGCGATGGCGGCCGGCGAAACGATGAAACGGATGCAACGCCTTGCAAACGCCTGCGCCTTGAGTCCAGCGGCTGCCCACACCGGCGGCCAAAGTGACGATGCCGATCCGGCCGTCGGCAATCGCGCGACGTCCCAAATCCACGGTCGATGCGTCGATGGGGAGTCGCGCGTCGATCAAGTCGCCCGAATCGACGTCTTCGATCGACGCGTTGGCCCCCAGTCGATTTTGGGCCAATCCCAATCGGCCACTGCGTAGATCAGATCGAATCTGTTCGTGTTGCTGTCGATCAAAACCGGTCTGTTCCAAAATTTGTCGCAGCGGGCTGTGATCGCCTTCCGATTTTGTGGCCGCCGGCAAAATGGATTCCAGCAATCGCATTGGATCGGTTTCGTTACCCGATGCGAAATCACCGGACCGGCGAATCCCATGTCCGACGTTTTGCAGTTCGTGCAGCGTGATCTTGGACAATTCGCGTGCCGGTCGACGCAAGGCCGCCGGCAACATCATCTCGTAATAGCGACCGGGCAACATCGCTTCGTTGCCGCGCCGCAAGGTTGCGGCGGTGCCATTGTCGTTGATGGCGAAATCGTAAACGACCGGGTCCATGGCAAAGGGCAACGCGGTTTCCATTTCTCGTTTGACGCGGATCATGGTTTCGCCCAGCCAAGCTTGTGCCTTGGGTTTGACGGTGGGATCAAAGATGAATCCCATGCCGCCACCGGACATGCCGCCCAGCATCCAAAAGCCCCAGAACTGGTCGCCGTATTTCTGTCGACAGGATTCAATCAGCCGGTCGGTGAATCGGTTGGTCGCCCAGGGGATGATTGATTGCAACGGGCCTTCGAAATTTCGCGTGGTCGCATCGCCCACCGCGCGGATATCGCCGCGCTGCAGCGCATCGACCACTTCGTCATAAATCCGCATCGCTTTCTGGCGACCGGCCCATTCTTGTTCGCCACGTAACAGGTAGTGCTCGGTGACCATTTCCAGGATCGGGCCGACATTCTGGGCCATGCCGCCGTGGACCATGATCAGGCTGTCTTGCAATTTTTGTCGCGTCGCGTCATCGACCTTGTCGCGGTCCAGGACCGTGTGCACTGGCATCAGACGCCCGCGACTGATGCCATATTCCGGGTCTCCTTCGCCGGCGGTCGCACCACAGATCAGCTTGATGCCCGGCCAGACGCCCCCGGAATCTTGCCACCCGCCGCCGCTGCCGCCGATCCATTCGCCCAGGATCGCGCGTGCTGCGACCAAGCGACGGTCCGATTCGGTCAACACACCGGTCAGCTGTCGGACCTGTCCGGTGGCTCGCATCAGAATGGAAATCAACGACCCCAGCAGGTTGGTCGACACGGCCAGACGCGAACCTTTCGGTATGTCATTGATCTTGCTGACCAGTTCAAAGCCTTTGCCCGGGCCGATCATCCGCGCCAGCAGGCTTTCCAAAGGTTCCTGGCATCCTTCCAGTCCCGGCGGAACGATGCCGGCAGCGATCACCGCGGCCTTTAGCAGCCCCAGATAGTCACGAGCAAAATCAAACATTTCGCCAATGCTGGTCACATCGGTGGACGCTTTCAAATCGACACTGACCAAGCGGATCACGGGTTGGTCGATGACGCGCAAATACGTTTCGATCGGCGGACGGGGCGCCGCATCACGCCCGCATACGCCCAGATCGACCGATACGTTCAGGACGCGTGCGCCTTCGGGGAAATCCATCCCGAGAAAAAAGATATCGCTCCATGCGGAGTGTGAAAAATCCATCCGAACCGCCGTCGTTTCGCACAACAGCGGGGGCAGTGATTCGCCGGAGGCGGCCATCAACTCCGGTGAAAACCGCAGTGGATGATCGGCCGGATGCCCCAAGCGAAACATCCATTGGTTGCCTCGCACCGTGCGGACACTTTGCTTCACCTGGTCGGCCAGCGTTTGGAATCCCAATCGGTGATAGGCTTCTGCCAACGCACTGCATAAACCATCGCTTGCACCGGAGTCGGCCTGGGTTTCCAAAAAAACTTCGATGGCTTCCAAGAACCGTCGTTCCAGCAAGTGTTGATAGCCGTCGAAGGGGATTTCGCTTTGACGCGTCGGGTCCAATCGGGGCGGCAAGTGATAGCGATGGATTGCAGCCAAAAAGAACAACGCCCGAACACGACGGTACAGGTTGCGTTCGTCGCGTCGAAATTGATCCAGCTGGTCGGCGGCCGCGATCAATTGGTCGCGGTCCATCGTCGCGACCACGGATTCCAACGATTGATTGCGAACCAAGTCGTCATCCGAGGTGATGATGTCAATCAGTTTCGTCATGAATCAGTTCCCCGATCCATCGGGGGCACCGGCGGCTTGGCCGTCGGACGTGTCACTCTTGCCGGCCATGTCGGCGATACGGCCTGGGTGTTGGGCCAACAGTTCGACCATTTCGGTCAAGATTTGATCGCGATCGGTTCCCGAAAGCCCGAACGCCAACTGGGCGACCAACATGCCGTATTTGACACCGATGTTGTATCGATTGCCCTCGACGCGATAAGCCAAGTATCGGCTGCGTGTCGGCAGGGTTGCCAACGCATCTGACAGCGTCGCTTTCTTGGCGGACGAATCGGCGTTTTGCTTCGCGACAACTTCGTCGACCGCATCCATCGCATCGGCGGTCAGTACGTGCATTCCAAAGAACCCCAAGTAGTGGCCGCTGCGAAGACCCGCGGTGACCAATTCCTGTTCGGCTTGGGTCGGCGTGGGCTTTTCCACCACGCGGCTGACTTCATACAGGTCGCTGCGTCGCGGGACGTGCGTGCCGGCAACGACGCCGAAATACGGCAACCGACTTTCCCGGGTGGCTTGAACCGCAGATACGCTGCTGCCCAAATCGCTGGCGACATCGATCAGTTGCCTGGCACAGGTCTGATGCGTCTGGCTCAGGTAAAGGTGATCGCCGACCAGGTGCAAGATCGGTTCGCCGTCGGCAAAGTCACGTCCTTGGGCGACCGCGTCGGCATATCCTTGCGGCTGATTTTGGACGACGAAATGCAGACAACCGATGTGCGGGCCGGCTGCTTTGCGAAAGCTGTCTTCGCTGCCCGGTGCGATGACCAGACAGATTTCTTCGATTCCCGCCGACAACGTTTCTTCGACAATCGACTGTAGCGCCGTTTTGTCTTGGCCGTCCCGGTCGACCAAACGTTGCAGTGGGATGGTCGATTGGTCGGGGGCCGCCGCGGTGATCACGGCTTTGCGAATCTTCATGATGGGCGTGTCGGTCGGTGACGATCGGTCGGTAGACGAGGCAGACGTTCGGCATCCACCAAGCGATGGGCGGGCCGCCGTCACCGGGCAGTTTAATCTGCACCTGCGGCCTTTGGAGTGGGGGCCCAATCCGGCCAAGTGGCCGGACGCCGGTCCGCCGCGGTCGCGACGCGGTGGGACACATCCGTCCGTGTCTATCGGACACCGGTGCAACGGCATGTCTGGGCCGGCACGTGGTGCGGCACCGTCCCGAGTCGGCCGGAGATTTTGCGAATCTTTATCGGCCCGAACGCTGCTACGCCGACCGTTCGTTCAGATAGCCGATGCTTTGCTTGACGCTGGCGATCGGATCCGGCGACTGATCCTGTTCAACATGGCATTGGTCGACGCCGATCTTTGCCGCCAATTTCATGATTGCGGGCATGTCCAGAACGCCATCGCCGACCTCCTGGAATGCGTCCTTGGGGACGGCGCCTTCGTCGTGAATCGTGCCGACGCCCTTTTTCAGATCTTTCAGGTGGACTTGGCTGATTCGCGCTGCCAACTGACGCATCAATGCTTCCGGATCGTGTCCGCCGATCTTGGCCCAGAACACGTCCAATTCAAACTCAACGGTTTGGGGATCAAACTTTTTGACGAACACATCAAACGCGGTCGTCTTGCCGTCCAGTTTTGCGAATTCGAAAGAATGGTTGTGATAGCACAGCCGCATGCCGGCGGATCGTGCTTTTTCGCCCGCGGCGTTGGCCCGGTCGGCGATGCCGCGAATCTTGTCCAGCGTGTCGCGAGCATTCTTGCCGATGTAGCCGAAAACGATGTGCCGCAGTCCGATGGTTTCGGCCAATTCAATCGTCCGGTCCACGTCGGGGCCGTTGGATTGATCCGGCGTGGCGACGGCTTGCCAGTTCATGAAGGCGCTGTGGACGGCCAAGCCCAAATCGCGAGCCATGGCGGCCAAGTCGATCGCGTCGTCGTCGATGTTCATCAATTCGACTTGGCGATACCCCGCGTCGGCCACGGCTTGCAGCGTTGCCTTGGGATCATCCTTCATCTGGTTGCGCAGCGTGTAAAGCTGCAGACCGATGCGGTCCAGGTAGGGAAGCGGTTGTCCGTCCGACTTAGCGGCTTGATCGGCCCAGGCACGCAGCGGACTGGCCAAGCCGGCAGTCAATGCGGCGGCGGCACCGGCGTCGCGAAGAAAGGATCGGCGGCTGGCGACGGGAAGCGATGGATGCTTTGACATGACGGTGCGGGGGGAAGATGAATCTGGGGATTTGGGGCAGGTCAAAAACGAAAAGAGAGGACTTATTCGGCCTGTTGCCGTTTCTTTCGCTGCCTTGCGCTGTAGCGTTCCAGTGTGCGGCGTTCGGCCGCCGTCAAACTGTCCTCGCCGTTGCGATGAATCTTGTCCAAGATCCGATCCGCCTCTCGGGCTTCCTGAGCAAGTTTTCGGTCAGGGTCATGCAGTTTAAGCTTCATTCGTCGTGATCGCGAACGAATTTTGTCAGACATCTGGTTCACGCTCCCCAGCCCGCCGGCCAGGAATCCCAGGTTCCACCCGCGGAAAAAGTAAAGCAGGCCGAACGCTGCACCGGACAAGTGGACTTGGAATGCCGTGTTGCTGTCACCCGCCAAGCCGATCGCGCCGAACAGATCAAAACCGACGTACAGCACCGCCAGCACCCATGCTTTGACGGGCAATACGAACATCAACAAAATTTCGGTGTTCGGAAAATAGCAGGCGAACAAAATCGTCACCGCCACCACCGCGCCGCTGGCACCAATCGTCGGTGCATCGCCAAACGCCAGCCCAGAGATCGCCGCGGCGAAACCGCCGACGATGATCGCGCACAAATAAAACCGCAGGAATTCAGCCGCCCCGATCCGTTGTTCCACGATACGGCCGAAGATGAACAGGCCGAACATATTGAACAGGATGTGGCGGATGTTTTGATCGTCGTGCACAAAGCCGTACGTCAAGACCTGCCAGATCTTCCACGGCTGTGTCAGCGATTCGGACGATACGGCCAGCCACGAAGCCAGGGAAAACCCGGTTTCGCGGTCGCTGAAAATCATGTCCGCAAAGAACACCGCCACGTTGATGATGATCAACGTGATGGTCATGCTGCGGGGGTTTTCGACACGGTCCCAAGGCGAACGCATGCCGCCCCGGCCGTAATCTCGGTCGTAAAGACCCATGGGTGACTCGTTGGTGACGGGTGGGATAGCGAACCAAAGTTAGCAAATCCCACCACGCGAGAGAACATCGAGCCCGCAAAGCTAAGCCGCCACCGCACGGCGGCCGGCGACGGCCGATGCCTCAGTCAGCCGACGCGTCGTCGCTGGTCGAATTGGCGTACAGCGAATGATCGCTGCGGCCACCGGCACGCAGGTAGGCCACCAAGTCGGCGATTTCGTCCTCGTTCAAGGTGTCGACCAAGCCGCTGGGCATCATGCTGTTTCGTGCCGGGGCGGTTTCTTCGATCGTGTCGCGATTGATTGACGTCAAGCTGGACGGATCCAGCATGTTTGTCATCACACTTAGCTTGTTCCCGCTTAGGTTGATGACGCGTCCCACGACGACGCGACCGTCATCGGTCAAGAACTGGGTTGCCCCATATTGATCGCTGATGACTTTGCCCGGTTCGATGATCGACGACAGAAGATCCGTCACGCTGAACCGGCCACCGGCACCGGTCAGGTCGGGGCCCAGAATGCCGCCTTCCAGTCCCATGCGGTGACACTTGTAACACTGTGCCGCGACAAACATTTCTTTGCCACGTTGAAAATCAAACGCACGACCGGGTGATGCCACATGCTGGGCCAAATCGTCCACCGACCACTGTTTGACCAGCGGGCGAGCTTCTTCGGCAACGGCATCGGATTTGACTGGAGGATTCAACACCGAGGCAAGCGTCTCGCGGGCGTCGTCGGTTAGACCTTCGGCGGCCGCGTCCTGGATGTTCTTGACGAATCCGCCGAACGACATGCCGCCACGGGCATCACGCATGCGGTTGAACCAAGCAAAG harbors:
- a CDS encoding sugar phosphate isomerase/epimerase family protein → MSKHPSLPVASRRSFLRDAGAAAALTAGLASPLRAWADQAAKSDGQPLPYLDRIGLQLYTLRNQMKDDPKATLQAVADAGYRQVELMNIDDDAIDLAAMARDLGLAVHSAFMNWQAVATPDQSNGPDVDRTIELAETIGLRHIVFGYIGKNARDTLDKIRGIADRANAAGEKARSAGMRLCYHNHSFEFAKLDGKTTAFDVFVKKFDPQTVEFELDVFWAKIGGHDPEALMRQLAARISQVHLKDLKKGVGTIHDEGAVPKDAFQEVGDGVLDMPAIMKLAAKIGVDQCHVEQDQSPDPIASVKQSIGYLNERSA
- a CDS encoding sugar phosphate nucleotidyltransferase, which encodes MKIRKAVITAAAPDQSTIPLQRLVDRDGQDKTALQSIVEETLSAGIEEICLVIAPGSEDSFRKAAGPHIGCLHFVVQNQPQGYADAVAQGRDFADGEPILHLVGDHLYLSQTHQTCARQLIDVASDLGSSVSAVQATRESRLPYFGVVAGTHVPRRSDLYEVSRVVEKPTPTQAEQELVTAGLRSGHYLGFFGMHVLTADAMDAVDEVVAKQNADSSAKKATLSDALATLPTRSRYLAYRVEGNRYNIGVKYGMLVAQLAFGLSGTDRDQILTEMVELLAQHPGRIADMAGKSDTSDGQAAGAPDGSGN
- a CDS encoding UTP--glucose-1-phosphate uridylyltransferase; its protein translation is MTKLIDIITSDDDLVRNQSLESVVATMDRDQLIAAADQLDQFRRDERNLYRRVRALFFLAAIHRYHLPPRLDPTRQSEIPFDGYQHLLERRFLEAIEVFLETQADSGASDGLCSALAEAYHRLGFQTLADQVKQSVRTVRGNQWMFRLGHPADHPLRFSPELMAASGESLPPLLCETTAVRMDFSHSAWSDIFFLGMDFPEGARVLNVSVDLGVCGRDAAPRPPIETYLRVIDQPVIRLVSVDLKASTDVTSIGEMFDFARDYLGLLKAAVIAAGIVPPGLEGCQEPLESLLARMIGPGKGFELVSKINDIPKGSRLAVSTNLLGSLISILMRATGQVRQLTGVLTESDRRLVAARAILGEWIGGSGGGWQDSGGVWPGIKLICGATAGEGDPEYGISRGRLMPVHTVLDRDKVDDATRQKLQDSLIMVHGGMAQNVGPILEMVTEHYLLRGEQEWAGRQKAMRIYDEVVDALQRGDIRAVGDATTRNFEGPLQSIIPWATNRFTDRLIESCRQKYGDQFWGFWMLGGMSGGGMGFIFDPTVKPKAQAWLGETMIRVKREMETALPFAMDPVVYDFAINDNGTAATLRRGNEAMLPGRYYEMMLPAALRRPARELSKITLHELQNVGHGIRRSGDFASGNETDPMRLLESILPAATKSEGDHSPLRQILEQTGFDRQQHEQIRSDLRSGRLGLAQNRLGANASIEDVDSGDLIDARLPIDASTVDLGRRAIADGRIGIVTLAAGVGSRWTQGAGVCKALHPFHRFAGRHRNFLEVHLAKNRAVTRRFGGSIPHVVTTSWLTDRAIREAIKRQDNYGFEGDLFVSTGRSVGLRMIPMLRDLRFMWEETAQQVLDEQQQKVRESLRAALSQWAVEQGEGSDYTDNLPAQCMHPVGHWYEVPNLIRSGTLAAMLKRQPTLQHLMLHNIDTLGANVDPGLLGLHLQSGNDLNFEVITRRLEDRGGGLARVDGRVRLVEGLAMPDEEIEFGLTYYNSMTTWIDIHRLLKWFGLSVNDLDDASRVDRAVRDAASRLPTYITLKDVKKRWGHGQEDIFPVSQFEKLWGDMSALPDVSSGFFVTPMQRGRQLKSQDQLDSWNRDGTARYIDSLCDWDTTLS
- a CDS encoding rhomboid family intramembrane serine protease; translation: MGLYDRDYGRGGMRSPWDRVENPRSMTITLIIINVAVFFADMIFSDRETGFSLASWLAVSSESLTQPWKIWQVLTYGFVHDDQNIRHILFNMFGLFIFGRIVEQRIGAAEFLRFYLCAIIVGGFAAAISGLAFGDAPTIGASGAVVAVTILFACYFPNTEILLMFVLPVKAWVLAVLYVGFDLFGAIGLAGDSNTAFQVHLSGAAFGLLYFFRGWNLGFLAGGLGSVNQMSDKIRSRSRRMKLKLHDPDRKLAQEAREADRILDKIHRNGEDSLTAAERRTLERYSARQRKKRQQAE